A region of the Pseudomonas sp. J452 genome:
TGATGCTGACCGCGAGCTTCACCCGAAGATCATGACCTGGGCAGCCGTGTTCGCCATCGCCCTGGCCTTCATCGGCAAGTTCGGCGCGGCGCTGCAGAACGCATTCCGGTACCGGTGATGGGCGGATTCTCGCCTGCTGTTCGGCTCGATCGCCGTGGTCGGCCTGAACACCCTGATCCGTCACCAGGTCGACCTGTCCGAGGCGCGCAACCTGATCATCGTCTCGGTGACCCTGGTGTTCGGCATCGGCGGCATGGTCATCGGCAACGGCGACTTCGCCCTGTCCGGCATTTCCCTGTGCGCCATCAGCGCCTTGCTGCTGAACCTGGTACTGCCGGGCGGCAGCGCCTGGCACAAGCACCCGCCGCTGGACCCGGAAATCTGAGCCGCCCGCTGAAACAATCAGCCCCGCATCTGCGGGGCTTTTTTCATGCGGTTCGCCGAAGGCGGACAACGTGCAAAGCCGGCAACGCGGGTTGCACGCGCCCTACGTTTCACTGCGGCAACCGGGCCCTGTCTCAGAACGGCTCGGCGATGTACTTGAAGGGGTAATTGGCCGCCTTGTAAGAGCCGATCTTGCGCTTGGGCAGCTTGACCTTGGGCTGCGGGATTTCCTCGTAGGGAATCTGCTGCAGCAGGTGGCTGATCAGGTTCAGGCGCACGCGCTTCTTGTCCTCGGAACGGGCGACGAACCAGGGTGCCCAAGGCGTATCGGTGGTCTCGAACATCTTGTCGCGGGCCTCGGTATAGGCGTCCCAGCGATTGTAGGACTTGATGTCCATCGCGGTCAGCTTCCAGGTCTTGCGCCCGTCCTCGATGCGCGCGCGCAAGCGCCGTTCCTGCTCCTCGGGGCTGACCTCCAGCCAGTACTTGAGCAGGATGATCCCCGAGTCGACCATGTTGCGTTCGAACATCGGTGCACCTTCGAGAAACTTTTCCTAGCTGCACCTCGGTGCGAAGCCCATCACCCGCTCGACGCCGGCGCGGTTGTACCAGCTGCGGTCGAAGATCACCACTTCACCGGCCGCCGGCATGTGCTGGACGTAACGCTGCGCATACATCTGGCTCTTTTCCCGCTCGGTCGGCGCCGGCAGTGCCACCACGCGGAAGATGCGCGGACTGACCCGCTCGGTCAGCGCCTTGATGGTGCCGCCCTTGCCCGCGCCATCGCGGCCCTCGAACACCACCGCGACCTTGGCGCCGGTGGCCACCACCCATTGCTGCAACTTCACCAGTTCGACATGCAAGTCATGCAACTGCTGCTCGTACTCCTTGCGCGACAGCTTTGCGCCTGCAGTATCGGCAGCGGCTTCGGCTTTTCCTTGCTTGCTCTTGTGCTTGCTCATGTCTGATTCCGTCATTATTGATAACCCAGCACCAGCCTAGATCGTCTGGCACCAGCCTTCCATGTGCTGGATCAATAACATAGCAGTGTGCCCCCGCGCTGCTGGCGCCACATGGCAGCGCGCGCTATGGTCAGCCCCACTGCTGCCAGCGGACGACAGCCCATGCTCGACACCCTTTCCCGCGTCTTCGGTTTTTCCCAGCTGCGCCCTGGCCAGGATCGCGTGGTCAACGCCGTGCTGGCCGGTCGCTCGGCGGCGGCGATCTTCCCCACCGGCTCGGGCAAGTCGCTGTGCTACCAGTTGCCGGCCCTGCACCTGCCGCACCTGACCCTGGTGGTGTCGCCGCTGCTGGCACTGATGCAGGACCAGTTGGCCTTCCTGCATGCCCGCGGCATCAGCGCCGCCAGCATCGATTCGGCGCAAAGCCGCGAGCAGACGGCCGCGACCATGGCTCGCGCCAAATCCGGCGAGCTGAAGATCCTGATGATCTCGGTCGAGCGCCTGAAGAACGAGCGCTTTCGCCACTTCATCGGCCAGGTGCCGATCTCCCTGCTGGTGGTCGACGAGGCGCACTGCATCTCCGAGTGGGGACACAACTTCCGCCCCGACTACCTCAAACTGCCCGACTACCAGCGCCAGTTCGGCATTCCCCAGGTACTACTGCTCACCGCCACGGCCACACCGCCGGTGATCGCCGACATGCAGAAGAAGTTTGCGATTGCCGCAGACGATGTGGTCACCACCGGATTCTACCGGGCCAACCTCAACCTGCTGGTGGAGCCGGTGGCCGGGCGCGACAAGCCGCTTCGCCTGGTCGAATGGCTGGGCGCCAAGGCCGGCCAGCCGAGTATCGTCTACGTCACCCAGCAGAAGACCGCCGAACAGGTGGCCGAGCAACTCAGCCAGCGCGGCTTTCCCGCCAGCGCCTACCACGCCGGCATGCCGCACGAGACCCGCGAAGCGATCCAGCGGCAGTTCATGGATGGGCGGATCAACTGCATCGTCGCCACCATCGCCTTCGGCATGGGCATCGACAAGGCCGACATCCGCAACGTGGTGCATTTCGACCTGCCGAAATCCACCGAGAACTACAGCCAGGAGATCGGCCGCGCCGGGCGCGACGGCCAGCCGTCCGACTGCCTGGTACTGGCCAACCGCGACAGCCTCAACGTGCTGGAGAACTTCGTCTACGGCGACACGCCAGAGCTGGCCGGCATCCGCTGCGTGCTCGACGAACTGCTCGGCAGCAGCCAGAACGGCGAATGGGAGCTGATGCTCAACCAGCTCTCCGAGCAGAGCAATATCCGCCAGCTGCCGCTGAAGACCCTGCTGGTGCAGCTGGAGCTGCGCGGCATCATCGCCCCGCGTTATGCCTATTTTGCCGAGTACCGCTTCAAGTACCTGGTCGAACCAGAGGCACTGCTGGGCAAGTTCGAAGGCGAGCGGCGGCAGTTCGTCGAGGCGATCATCGCCACGTCCAGCCGCGCACGCACCTGGTGCACGGTGGACTTCGACACCCTGTACAACCAGCACCAGGCCGAGCGCGGGCGGGTGGTCAAGGCCCTGGACTTCTTCCAGGAAAAAGGCTGGATCGAGCTGGAAAGCAAGCAGATGACCGAGGTCTACGCTCTGCTCGATTCGCGCTTCGACCCGCAACAGCTGAGTGAGGAGCTGCACGCCTACTTCCGCCAACAGGAAGCCAGCGAGATCGCCCGTATCCAGGCCATGCTCGAGCTGTTCGCCAGCGACCAGTGCCTGAGCCAGCGCCTGGCCGCCTACTTCGGCGACGCCCAGGCGCCGCAACGCTGCGGCCACTGCTCGGTGTGCCACGGCCAGGTCGCCCAGCTGCCGCCGCCACCGGCGCTACGCCCGCTGGCCGGGCAGGACTTCCAGGCCCTGGGCGGCGCCTTCAGCCAGCGCCATCGGGAAGCCAAAGGCTGCGAGCCCAGCGCCGAATGCCTGACGCGCTTTCTCTGCGGTATCAGCGTGCCGCTCTTCACCAAGCTCAAGGCCCGGCAGATTCCCGGCTTTGCCGCGCTGGAAGACTACCCCTATGCCGAGGTGCGCAGCTGGGCCGAACAGCAGGCCTAGGCTCTGCTTTGCCCTGTAGGAGCCAGCTTGCTGGCGATCGAGTTGCCCTATTCGCGCTGATCGCCAGCAAGCTGGCTCCTACAGGAATTTCCGGTGCGGCTCTGCGCTCCCGCGCTCAGGCGTTGCGGGCCAGTCACTAGCAGCGCGGCAGCCCCAATGGGTCTGCACCAGCCACTCGGCAAAGGCCGCCGGCGCCAGCGGTTTGCTCAGCAGGTAGCCCTGGGCGATATCGCAGCCGAGCTGGTCGAGGCGCTGCAGCACGGCGTCGGTTTCCACCCCTTCGGCCACCACCTTGAGGCCCATGTTGTGGCCCAGCTCGACGGTGGAACGGACGATGATGTCGTCGTCCGGGTTGCTCAACAGGTCCTGGACGAAGGATTTGTCGATCTTCAGCTCGTGCACCGGCAGGCGCTTGAGCTGGGCCATGCTCGAGTAGCCGGTGCCGTAGTCGTCGATCGACAGGCGCACGCCCAGTTCGCACAGCTGCTGCAACTGGCCCAGCGCCTGCTCGGGGTCGGCCATCACCGCGCTTTCGGTGATTTCCACCACCAGACTGCCCGGCGGCACGCCCTGCGCAGCCAACTCGCTGGCGATAAAGCCGGCGAAACCAGGGTCGGCCAGGTCGAGGGCGGAGACGTTGACCGCGGTTTTCAGCGCCAGGCCCTGCTCCTGCCAGGCACGGCTCTGCGCCAGAGCCGTGCGCACCACCCAGCGGGTCAGCGCGCAGACGTTGCCGGTCTGCTCGGCCAGGGGAATGAACTCGTCCGGCGGAACAAAGCCATGCACCGGATGAATCCAGCGCACCAGGCACTCCACGCCCATCAGGCAGCGCTGGCGGATATTCAGCTTGGGCTGGAAATACAGGCTCAGCTGGCCCTGCTCCACGGCGCCTTTCAGCTCGCTCATCAGAGCCAGGCGCACCAGGCTGTGGCGGTCCAGCTCCGGGCGGTAGAGGGCGTAAGGCGAGCGCTGCGCCTTGCCCAGGTACATGGCCACCTCGGCGTGCTGCAGCAGGCTGCCGGCGCTCTCGCCGTGGTCCGGGTGCAGGGCGATGCCGAGGGTGGCATTCAGGGTCATGCTGATGCCGCGCACAGCAAACGGCTGCTGCAGGGCGCTGCGGTAGTGCTCGGCGGCGGGGATCACGCTGCCGGGGTGGCAGTGCGGGATCAGCAGGGCGAATTCGTCACCGCCCAGGCGCGCCAGTTGCTCGCCAGCGCGCAGCAGCTCCTGCAGGCGCCGGGCGAGCAGGCACAGTAACTGGTCGCCGGCCTCGTGGCCGAGGGTGTCGTTGAGATCCTT
Encoded here:
- a CDS encoding ATP-dependent DNA helicase RecQ, with product MLDTLSRVFGFSQLRPGQDRVVNAVLAGRSAAAIFPTGSGKSLCYQLPALHLPHLTLVVSPLLALMQDQLAFLHARGISAASIDSAQSREQTAATMARAKSGELKILMISVERLKNERFRHFIGQVPISLLVVDEAHCISEWGHNFRPDYLKLPDYQRQFGIPQVLLLTATATPPVIADMQKKFAIAADDVVTTGFYRANLNLLVEPVAGRDKPLRLVEWLGAKAGQPSIVYVTQQKTAEQVAEQLSQRGFPASAYHAGMPHETREAIQRQFMDGRINCIVATIAFGMGIDKADIRNVVHFDLPKSTENYSQEIGRAGRDGQPSDCLVLANRDSLNVLENFVYGDTPELAGIRCVLDELLGSSQNGEWELMLNQLSEQSNIRQLPLKTLLVQLELRGIIAPRYAYFAEYRFKYLVEPEALLGKFEGERRQFVEAIIATSSRARTWCTVDFDTLYNQHQAERGRVVKALDFFQEKGWIELESKQMTEVYALLDSRFDPQQLSEELHAYFRQQEASEIARIQAMLELFASDQCLSQRLAAYFGDAQAPQRCGHCSVCHGQVAQLPPPPALRPLAGQDFQALGGAFSQRHREAKGCEPSAECLTRFLCGISVPLFTKLKARQIPGFAALEDYPYAEVRSWAEQQA
- a CDS encoding bifunctional diguanylate cyclase/phosphodiesterase, whose amino-acid sequence is MSLRGKILGFFLLLLLAVMVLLLALVYRSTYSHSLQQVQAQLGSAHGVLANELQSRRQAQSALAELIAKDFTLLGEIADLVASPQQEAQSLSAALESFASRSQASFALVLAPEGQVLAGTSAELVPGARLPWNDLLALDEPDSAERLVVLDGRVLHVNLTPIFAPRPNLMGWLLMAFELDDAAAAHLAELSGADVALLDGAPGAYRVLASNLDGLSRAELASLQVPDTAGVFHFQLQQREQVALRAPLTETGGPLQVLLMRSLSAELAHYQPLQWQLAAIFAIALLFAGLGALWIANTVSRPLAQMVENVRRIAGGDYQASVATRASGEVGLLAREFVAMQQGIAEREQTISFLAYRDPLTQLANRNRFVAELQLALADCPAGEGVAVLLMDLDNFKDLNDTLGHEAGDQLLCLLARRLQELLRAGEQLARLGGDEFALLIPHCHPGSVIPAAEHYRSALQQPFAVRGISMTLNATLGIALHPDHGESAGSLLQHAEVAMYLGKAQRSPYALYRPELDRHSLVRLALMSELKGAVEQGQLSLYFQPKLNIRQRCLMGVECLVRWIHPVHGFVPPDEFIPLAEQTGNVCALTRWVVRTALAQSRAWQEQGLALKTAVNVSALDLADPGFAGFIASELAAQGVPPGSLVVEITESAVMADPEQALGQLQQLCELGVRLSIDDYGTGYSSMAQLKRLPVHELKIDKSFVQDLLSNPDDDIIVRSTVELGHNMGLKVVAEGVETDAVLQRLDQLGCDIAQGYLLSKPLAPAAFAEWLVQTHWGCRAASDWPATPERGSAEPHRKFL